One genomic segment of Drosophila melanogaster chromosome 3L includes these proteins:
- the Grl65a gene encoding gustatory receptor-like 65a — MREVNLLNRFTRQFLFLIVLVTQICGVATFVYNSKAQCFRQSGFLRFYSSLVLIFLALFLIVTTSKMFHNLQAVWPYVVGSVIILVVRIHGLLESAEIVELLNQMLRIMRQVNLMARHPNLFRLKHLLLLLLALQNLLRSLNTIVGISNHSAEAYDSFLNSVILLIILAVLLSFLLQITINICLFVVLIATYSELHHCTRRISNDMDKLRLHSVHESGQFMVLVKQLQGITEKLIRLRQNVFHITVRIIRHFRFHWLCAIIYGLLPFFSLTAKDQNGFNFLIISALNIIFQWTIFAILSRESRITRSLCTFHLTNYHKETARTIDELLHQEIWERITVTIYGNTLDTKLLFKLLSISAFCAFVNRLEYLHI, encoded by the exons ATGAGGGAAGTGAATCTGCTCAACCGCTTTACACGCCAGTTCCTGTTTCTCATCGTGTTGGTGACCCAGATCTGCGGGGTCGCCACCTTTGTGTACAACTCGAAGGCGCAATGCTTTCGTCAGTCCGGATTTCTGCGGTTCTACTCCAGCTTAGTTCTCATTTTTCTGGCACTTTTCCTGATTGTTACCACGAGTAAAATGTTTCATAATCTGCAAGCTGTGTGGCCATATGTGGTAGGAAGTGTTATCATATTGGTGGTAAGAATACACGGACTTTTGGAAAGTGCAGAGATCGTGGAGTTGCTAAACCAAATGCTGAGAATCATGAGGCAGGTGAATCTAATGGCCAGGCACCCGAATCTGTTTCGCCTGAAACATTTGCTGCTCCTTCTTTTGGCCCTGCAAAATCTTTTAAGATCACTGAATACGATAGTGGGAATAAGTAACCACTCTGCTGAAGCTTATGACTCTTTTCTTAATAGCGTTATCCTATTAATTATACTGGCCGTCCTGCTGAGCTTTCTTCTTCAGATCACCATCAATATTTGCCTCTTTGTAGTGCTCATTGCCACGTATAGCGAACTACACCATTGCACTCGACGAATCTCAAATGATATGGATAAGCTCAGACTTCATTCTGTCCATGAAAGTGGTCAATTTATGGTGTTGGTAAAACAACTTCAAGGAATCACTGAAAAATTAATTCGACTGCGTCAAAATGTCTTTCATATTACCGTCAGAATCATACGGCATTTCCGATTTCATTGGCTGTGTGCTATTATCTACGGATTATTACCATTCTTTAGTTTAACAGCTAAAGATCAAAATGGTTTTAACTTCCTCATCATTTCCGCATTGAACATAATATTCCAGTGGACTATTTTTGCGATTCTTTCTCGTGAATCAAGAATCACCCGGAGTTTATGCACTTTTCACTTGACCAATTACCATAAGGAAACTGCTAGAACG ATTGATGAATTACTACATCAGGAAATTTGGGAACGTATCACAGTCACCATATACGGCAATACACTCGACACGAAATTGCTGTTCAAACTGCTATCCATTAGTGCCTTTTGCGCGTTTGTTAACCGACTGGAGTACTTGCACATCTAG
- the eIF4E4 gene encoding eukaryotic translation initiation factor 4E4, with the protein MLTTQQTEFKMMDNGTETLADSPSSSSEDLKTLSDMDIRKPVTEIVDLRLKHPLENTWTLWYLENDRSKNWEDMQNEITSFDMVEDFWSLYNHIKQPSEIRVGSDYSLFKKGIQPMWEDDANKFGGRWVINMGRGSKAELDKLWLDVLLILIGEAFENTEEVCGAVINLRGKSNKISIWTANGHNELAVMEIGLKLRDLLVLPPHQLQYQLHKDTMCKQGSVIKAVYCV; encoded by the exons ATGCTGACGACCCAGCAGACCGAATTCAAGATGATGGACAACGGCACCGAGACGCTGGCCGATTCTCCTTCGAGTTCCAGCGAGGATCTGAAAACGCTTTCGGATATGGATATTCGCAAGCCCGTAACGGAGATTGTTGATTTGCGCCTTAAGCATCCGCTAGAGAACACTTGGACACTGTGGTACTTGGAGAATGATCGCAGCAAGAACTGGGAGGACATGCAGAACGAGATTACTAGCTTTGACATGGTCGAGGACTTCTGGAGTCTCTACAATCACATTAAGCAGCCATCTGAGATTAGAGTGGGCAGCGATTATTCTTTGTTCAAGAAGGGCATTCA GCCAATGTGGGAGGATGATGCGAACAAGTTCGGCGGCCGTTGGGTCATCAATATGGGGCGTGGCTCCAAAGCGGAGCTCGACAAGCTTTGGTTAGATGTG CTACTCATACTGATTGGCGAGGCCTTTGAAAACACCGAGGAAGTCTGCGGCGCCGTTATCAACTTGCGCGGGAAGAGCAACAAAATTT CGATTTGGACCGCCAACGGGCACAACGAGCTGGCCGTCATGGAGATTGGACTCAAGTTACGCGACCTGCTCGTCCTGCCGCCCCACCAACTGCAGTACCAGCTGCACAAGGACACTATGTGCAAGCAGGGATCGGTGATCAAAGCGGTTTATTGCGTGTAA